ATATGTCAGACATGAACAACGAAACCGTCAAATCCAACAATACCCAAGGCGTCAAATACAAAGGTGCCGCCAAAACCGCACGCATTCCCATCAAAGTGGTGCCGCTGGAAGAAAAGCTCAAAAAGCCCGAATGGATACGCGCCAAGCTGCCCACGGGTAAAAAATTTTTTGAAATCAAAAATATTTTGCGCGATCAGAAAATGCACACCGTGTGCGAAGAAGCCAGCTGCCCCAACATCGGCGAATGCTTCAGCAAAGGCACCGCCACCTTTATGATTATGGGCGACATCTGCACCCGCCGCTGCCCGTTCTGCGATGTCGGCCACGGCCGCCCCAACCCGCTCGATCCGGCCGAACCTGCAAATCTGGCCGAATCCGTAGCCGCCATGAAACTGCGCTATGTGGTGATAACCTCGGTTGACCGCGACGACCTGCGCGATGGCGGTGCCCAACATTTCGCCGACTGCATCCGCGCCATCCGCGAAAAAAGCCCGCAAACCAAGATTGAAATTTTAGTGCCCGATTTCCGCGGCCGTCTCGATATTGCTTTGGATATTCTTTCCCAAACTCCGCCCGATGTGATGAACCACAATCTCGAAACCCATCCCCGCCTCTACAAACAGGCGCGCCCGGGTTCCAATTACCGGCACTCGCTCGAACTCTTGCGCCGCTATAAAGAAATGCAGCCCGATATCCCCACCAAGTCGGGCATTATGGTCGGCTTGGGCGAAACCGATGAAGAAGTGCGCGAAATCATGCGCGATATGCGCGCGCACAATATCGAAATGATTACTGTCGGCCAATACCTGCAACCTTCAGACGGCCACCTGCCCGTTTTACGCTATGTTACCCCCGCGCAGTTCAAAACATTCGAGCAAGAGGCCTACGCAATGGGCTTCACCAATGCCGCCGTCGGCGCGATGGTCAGAAGCTCTTACCACGCCGACGAGCAGGCCTCCCAGGCTTTGCGGGAAAACGTTTCAAACAGTCTTTAAATGATAGTGCCCCGCTCTATTTCCTGCTGCGGGTTACTGTTGCGGGGCTGCATCCCGCCCCACCACCAAGAGAGTGGTTTCGCCGGCTGCCGAAGCGGCAGCATAACCGGCTCGGCCATGCCGCTATCGTTTGGCCTGCGTGCCGGGTAGCGGAAATACAGTGGATTCACCATCATCCTGTTTTTAAAGCATCAGGCCGTCTGAAAAACAACTTTCAGACGGCCTGATGTTTACTGCGGCGGGTTATTGATCCACAAACGCGCGCTCAATCAGATAGTCGCCGCGCTGGCCCATTTTCGGCGAAACCTGCAGACCGAATTCCTCCAACACTGTGCCGGTGTCTTTCAGCATGGCGGGGCTGCCGCACAGCATGGCGCGGTCGTGTTCGGGGTTCATCACCGGCAGGCCGATGTCGGCAAACATTTTGCCGCTTCTCATCAGGTCGGTGATGTGGCCGCGGTGCGGGTATTCTTCGCGCGATACCACGGGGTAGTAAATCAGTTTTTCTTTGACCAGTTCGCCCAGATATTCGTGTTCGGGCAGCTCTCGGGTGAAACGGTCGTAATAGGCCAAATCTTTTTTGTAGCGCACGCCGTGTACCAGAATTACTTTTTCAAACTGTTCATAAACTTCCGGGTCTTTGGTGATGCTTAAAAACGGCGCGATGCCGGTGCCGGTGGAAAGCAGGTAAAGGTTTTTGCCGGGGTTGAGGTCGCCGCAAATCAGGGTGCCGGTGGGTTTTTTGCTCACTAAAACTTCATCGCCTACTTTCAGATGCTGCAGACGGCTGGTCAGGGGGCCGTCAGGCACTTTGATGCTGAAAAATTCGAGATGTTCTTCCCAATTTGCGCTGGCTACGCTGTATGCGCGCATCAGCGGTTTGCCGTCCACCATCAAACCCACCATTACAAACTGGCCGTTTTCAAAACGCAGCGAATCATCGCGGGTGCAGGTGAAGGTGAAATAGGAGTCTGTCCAATGGTGTACGGATAAAACTTTCTGGGTGTTGAATGCTGCCATGATGATTGCTTTCTGAAATAGGAAGCCGTCTGAAAACGGCTCTGAAACGTTTGAAAATGCCTGCTGTTCGGGCAGGCTGTCAATGTTAATCTGATTTTAAACAAAAAGAATTATGCCCACAATCTTTATCAACGCCGCTGCATCATGCCTGAAACGGCAGAAAATTCGGCCAATGCCGCCAATTGCAGCGGATCGCGCCCCCAGCGGCGGTTTTTCAGCCGCCGCATCCAATAAATATAGCGCAGGGTGCGGCTCAAAACAGCGGCATGGCGATCGGGCAGTCTCTCGAAATATATGCGCCAAATTGCCGCCGCCTCATCCAACAGGCCGTTGCGCGCCAACGGCAACAGGGTGGAATGCAGATAACAGAGCCAATCGCGGCAGTCGGCCCTCGCCAATACACTTGCGGGGTCGTCTTCAAAATCAAAAAACCGATATTGCCGGCATCGTCCAACATCATGTTCCGCGCAAAAGCCTGGCTGGCATACTGCCCCCCGGCCATGAAGGCTGCCAATTGGCCGCCAAGCCCTGCTGCCGCCATGCACTAAGGCTGCCCGCAGCGGCTTCTTCCGCGATAACATCCTGCAACGGCCTGCCGCAGAGATGCCCCATCATCAGAGAATTTTCCTGTACGGCCAAAAGAGGGGGAACGCCCCCCGATGCCGCAAGCTCACGCAGCCTGGCAGCTCCGGCGGCAATGCTCGGGTTGCTGCCCACAAATTGGGTACATGGGTCAGCACGCGCAGTTGCAGCATCTTCGCAGGCAGCGCCAAAAGCGCGTAACGCCATGCGGCATTTCTCTTGCCGGCTTTGCGGATCCACACCGTTTCGCCGTTATCCAATATATAGCGGTCAATCGCAGCCCCCTGCTGGCGGGCAGAAAGCCGCGATAATTCGCTGTGGTAATCGGGCGGCCGGCTTTCTGTTTCCGGGCTTTTTCTCCGGCTGCCCCGTGCCGGAAATGGGCAGCGGCGCATCGGAAAATGTATTTTGTTGATAATCAGCCATATTGTTCATCTAATCTGCTACAGTGCCCAATAAGGTTATTTGCCCTACCCGGGCAGCCATACCGCGCTGTTTTTTCAGACGGCTTCAGCAACAGGCCGTCTGAACACAAGGCCGGCAGGCTTCACCAAAGCGGGCTTGCGGATCCGCCCAAAACGGTGATGCGAACAAATGCCGAGTTCTAAATAAAATGTTTCGTATCATAATATCGACCGCCGCAGTTTGCCGGTTGCTGCCGGAGCGTTCAGACGGCATCGGGTTTGCGCCGCAATGCCGGGCATAGCTTCTGCTGCGGTGCCGCAAACGGATTACCCATATCCAACGGCAGGTTGCAAGCACCGCTTGTGCCGCCGTGTTCCCTACCGGTTTTCCGGCAGAAGCGTTAAGGAAACAAGGCATCGAGAAAATCAGCGGGGCGGCAGCTTTCGTTTTCCCGATAAAACATAATCTCGTGAATACGGATGCTGTTTTGCCCGCTGTTTACCGATGCAGCCGCTTTCAGCCAAAACGCCGGCCGGTTATGCCTGCGGAAGCTTGGCAGATAAGCGGCAGTGGGTTTTGCCGCCGTTTTTTCATCTTCCTCCCGCAGCCATTGAACCGTCCAAGCACGGCTCTCATCTTCGGTGCAAGGCGTAAACAGCCATTTGCCGCAGCCAAGTGCCAAGTGCGTGCTTGTGCGCTGCTGTGTTCTGCCCTCATATTTTTCCCTTTGCTGCCATGCTTGGCCTGCCCGAGCAAACGGCTCCACGGCATCAGAGGCCGTCTGAAAACGCCGTTTCCGAAGGAAACCAGTTTCTGCGAAGCCAAAACGCAGTTTCCGAAAGAAACCGGTAACACCGTTTCCGCAAGTAAACAAGTCTCTGGTTTTTTCAGACGGCCTGTACGCGTACACCTTTATTTTTCCAACGTTTCCCGGATAATGGTTTTGACAATATCGGCATTATTCGGCACGGTTTGAACGCGTTGCGGCAGTTGCTCCAAGCCTTCGAGGGCGGCGGGTCGCGGCACGGTTACGCTGCCTGCGGCTTCGTGTATGGTGTCTTCAAATTTGGCGGCCAGGGCGGTTTCGAGGCAGACGATGGTTTCACCCGCTTGGCGCACTTCGCGCGCCACTTGGATGCCGTCTGCAGTGTGCGGGTCAATCAATCCGCCGCCGCTGCGGTAAACATCAGCAATGGTGTCCAAGCGGTTGCGGTGGCTGCTTCGGCCGGAGGCAAAGCCGTATTTTTCATGAATCTCCGGCAGTTTTTCCGACAAATCAAAACCTTTGCCGCTGCCGACTTCTGCCCATAATGCCCGGATTTGTGCTGCGTTTCTGCCTGTCAGGTCAAACACGAAACGCTCGAAGTTGGAGGCTTTGGAAATGTCCATCGAGGGGCTGGAGGTAACGTGGGTGTGTTCGGCGGTGCGCGGGCGGTAAACACCGGTTTTGAAAAATTCGTCAAGCACATCGTTTTCGTTGGTAGCGGCAATCAGACGGCGGATGGGCAACCCCATCTGGCGGGCGATATGGCCTGCGCAGATGTTGCCGAAGTTACCGCTGGGCACGCAGAAACTCACTTTTTGCGCGTTGGTTTCGGTAGCTTTGAAATAACCGGCGAAGTAATACACCACTTGCGCCACGATGCGCCCCCAGTTGATGGAATTGACGGTGCCGATGTGGTGTTGCGCTTTGAAGGCGGCATCGTTCTGCACGGCCTTTACGATATCTTGGCAGTCGTCAAACATGCCCTGAACGGCGATATTGTGGATGTTTGCGTCTTGCAGGCTGAACATCTGCGCGCGTTGGAAACTGCTCATTTTGCCCTCAGGCGAGAGCATAAACACGTTTATGCCTTTTTTGCCGCGCAGGGCGTATTCGGCGGCGGAGCCGGTGTCGCCGCTGGTGGCGCCGAGAATGTTGAGCTGCCTGCCTGCTTTGGCCAGCACATATTCAAACGCATTGCCCAAAAACTGCATGGCCATGTCTTTAAACGCCAGCGTGGGGCCGTTGGAAAGGGCTTGGATTTTGATGCCGTCTGAAAGTGTGCGCACGGGTGTGATTTCGGCGCTGCCGAAAATTTCGGCGGTATAGGTGCGG
This genomic interval from Neisseria musculi contains the following:
- the lipA gene encoding lipoyl synthase; this translates as MNNETVKSNNTQGVKYKGAAKTARIPIKVVPLEEKLKKPEWIRAKLPTGKKFFEIKNILRDQKMHTVCEEASCPNIGECFSKGTATFMIMGDICTRRCPFCDVGHGRPNPLDPAEPANLAESVAAMKLRYVVITSVDRDDLRDGGAQHFADCIRAIREKSPQTKIEILVPDFRGRLDIALDILSQTPPDVMNHNLETHPRLYKQARPGSNYRHSLELLRRYKEMQPDIPTKSGIMVGLGETDEEVREIMRDMRAHNIEMITVGQYLQPSDGHLPVLRYVTPAQFKTFEQEAYAMGFTNAAVGAMVRSSYHADEQASQALRENVSNSL
- a CDS encoding ferredoxin--NADP reductase is translated as MAAFNTQKVLSVHHWTDSYFTFTCTRDDSLRFENGQFVMVGLMVDGKPLMRAYSVASANWEEHLEFFSIKVPDGPLTSRLQHLKVGDEVLVSKKPTGTLICGDLNPGKNLYLLSTGTGIAPFLSITKDPEVYEQFEKVILVHGVRYKKDLAYYDRFTRELPEHEYLGELVKEKLIYYPVVSREEYPHRGHITDLMRSGKMFADIGLPVMNPEHDRAMLCGSPAMLKDTGTVLEEFGLQVSPKMGQRGDYLIERAFVDQ
- the thrC gene encoding threonine synthase, whose translation is MKYISTRGATAPKPFSEVLLMGLAPDGGLMLPEHYPQIDAATLQQWRGLSYPELAFEIISLFATDIPAADLRNIINRTYTAEIFGSAEITPVRTLSDGIKIQALSNGPTLAFKDMAMQFLGNAFEYVLAKAGRQLNILGATSGDTGSAAEYALRGKKGINVFMLSPEGKMSSFQRAQMFSLQDANIHNIAVQGMFDDCQDIVKAVQNDAAFKAQHHIGTVNSINWGRIVAQVVYYFAGYFKATETNAQKVSFCVPSGNFGNICAGHIARQMGLPIRRLIAATNENDVLDEFFKTGVYRPRTAEHTHVTSSPSMDISKASNFERFVFDLTGRNAAQIRALWAEVGSGKGFDLSEKLPEIHEKYGFASGRSSHRNRLDTIADVYRSGGGLIDPHTADGIQVAREVRQAGETIVCLETALAAKFEDTIHEAAGSVTVPRPAALEGLEQLPQRVQTVPNNADIVKTIIRETLEK